One window of Trifolium pratense cultivar HEN17-A07 linkage group LG5, ARS_RC_1.1, whole genome shotgun sequence genomic DNA carries:
- the LOC123883631 gene encoding calcium-dependent protein kinase 10, giving the protein MGNCNTCINSDATESTGKATTESNRVGRKARKTKPNPYTEQSLTSGAAIKVLKESNQRNRIGDKYVLGRELGRGEFGITYLCTDKETKEELACKSISKRKLRTAVDVEDVRREAAIMATLPEHPNVVKLKATYEDDENVHLVMELCEGGELFDRIVARGHYSERAAAHVARTIAEVVRMCHVNGVMHRDLKPENFLFANKKENSVLKAIDFGLSVFFKPGERFSEIVGSPYYMAPEVLKRNYGPEVDIWSAGVILYILLCGVPPFWAETEQGVALAILRGVIDFKREPWPQISDSAKSLVRQMLEPDPKKRLTAEQVLEHPWLQNAKKASNVPLGDIVRTRLKQFSLMNRFKKRALRVIAQHLSLEEVEIIKDMFTLMDTDKDGRITYEELKAGLRKVGSQLAEPEIKLLMDVADVDGNGVLDYGEFVAVTIHLQRMENDEHFRKAFKFFDIDESEYIELSELEAALADDLGETDSNVLNEIMREVDTDKDGRISYDEFVAMMKTGTDWRKASRQYSRERFKSLSINLMKDGSLQLHDGISGQAVVV; this is encoded by the exons ATGGGGAATTGCAACACGTGTATAAACTCAGACGCAACTGAGTCAACCGGAAAAGCAACAACCGAGTCGAACCGAGTCGGAAGAAaagcaagaaaaacaaaaccaaatccATACACAGAACAATCGTTAACTTCAGGAGCAGCGATTAAAGTTCTAAAAGAATCAAATCAAAGAAATCGAATTGGAGACAAATATGTTTTAGGTCGTGAGCTAGGTCGTGGTGAATTCGGCATAACATATCTTTGTACAGACAAAGAAACGAAAGAGGAACTAGCTTGTAAGTCAATTTCAAAGAGGAAATTAAGAACAGCTGTTGATGTTGAAGATGTTCGGCGTGAAGCGGCGATTATGGCGACGTTGCCGGAACATCCTAATGTGGTGAAGTTGAAAGCTACttatgaagatgatgaaaatgttcATCTTGTTATGGAGTTGTGTGAAGGAGGAGAATTGTTTGATAGGATTGTTGCGAGAGGGCATTATAGTGAACGTGCTGCAGCTCATGTTGCTAGGACTATTGCTGAAGTTGTTAGGATGTGTCATGTTAATGGTGTTATGCATAGAGATCTTAAACCTGAGAATTTTCTTTTTGCTAATAAGAAAGAAAATTCTGTTCTTAAAGCTATTGATTTTGGTCTCTCGGTTTTCTTCAAGCCCG GGGAGAGATTTTCGGAGATTGTGGGGAGTCCTTACTATATGGCACCGGAGGTTTTGAAGAGGAATTATGGTCCAGAGGTTGATATATGGAGTGCTGGGGTgattttgtatattttgttaTGTGGGGTGCCTCCGTTTTGGGCTg AGACGGAACAAGGTGTTGCTTTGGCAATTTTGAGGGGAGTAATTGACTTCAAGAGGGAGCCTTGGCCTCAGATTTCTGACAGTGCTAAGAGTCTTGTGCGTCAGATGTTGGAACCTGATCCTAAAAAACGCTTGACGGCAGAACAGGTGCTTG AACATCCTTGGCTACAAAATGCAAAGAAAGCTTCAAACGTACCATTAGGAGATATTGTGAGGACAAGGCTTAAGCAATTCTCCTTGATGAATAGATTCAAAAAGAGAGCTCTCCGG GTAATTGCACAACATTTATCTCTTGAAGAAGTAGAAATAATCAAAGACATGTTTACGTTGATGGATACTGACAAAGATGGCAGAATAACATATGAGGAACTGAAGGCTGGTTTGCGGAAAGTTGGTTCACAACTGGCTGAGCCAGAGATAAAGTTGTTGATGGACGTG GCTGATGTTGATGGGAATGGAGTGCTTGACTATGGAGAGTTTGTAGCTGTTACAATTCACTTGCAAAGAATGGAGAATGACGAGCATTTCCGCAAAGCATTCAAGTTTTTTGACATAGATGAGAGTGAGTATATTGAGTTAAGTGAACTAGAAGCAGCATTAGCAGATGACTTAGGAGAAACTGACTCTAATGTACTGAATGAAATCATGCGAGAAGTTGATACTGACAAG GATGGTCGCATCAGTTATGATGAGTTTGTGGCCATGATGAAAACGGGAACTGATTGGAGAAAAGCATCCAGGCAATATTCTAGAGAAAGATTCAAGAGCCTGAGCATAAACTTGATGAAGGACGGCTCGCTGCAGCTTCATGACGGGATAAGTGGTCAAGCTGTTGTGGTTTGA
- the LOC123886889 gene encoding F-box/kelch-repeat protein At3g06240-like encodes MADLTTNEKKVSSSSYIPDEIALCILSKLPVKSLKRFSCVRKSWSVLFENSDFFNKFRNNLVSKSVPLYDDACFLFKRTMYGTTFSLGLGEDEIVLDLNLPSIFLDNGNQSTEILGSAIDGIVCLYDCFNHTTVVLWNPNTRKRKLVPPTPVKKYLPDGLESAYCLHGFGYDCVQDDFKIILYVNCDLLVGEGEYDYDSFWEIYSLKSNSWRRLNGDHTIPFLESGTKGLEVYLNGMCHWLGLKDDQTYLVSFNLSNEVFLSVFVDECASYCYKLVVLNGSVAMIKNRNDNMSFNISIFGEIGVKESRIRLFNVGVGPLSSSVEDSIAAGKKGKIFFKEKDGKVVCLDLTTLMIEKIDFESNSSIDQIVFYKASHRRLKKQ; translated from the coding sequence ATGGCAGATCTAACAACAAATGAGAAGAAGGTTAGTAGCAGTAGCTACATTCCCGATGAAATTGCATTATGTATTCTCTCCAAACTTCCTGTTAAATCTCTGAAGCGTTTTTCTTGCGTTCGCAAATCATGGTcagttttatttgaaaattcTGATTTCTTTAACAAGTTTAGAAACAATCTTGTTTCCAAATCTGTTCCACTCTATGATGATGCTTGTTTTCTCTTTAAACGAACTATGTATGGGACTACATTTTCCTTGGGTTTGGGTGAGGATGAAATTGTATTGGATCTGAATCTTCCATCTATATTTCTAGATAATGGTAATCAATCTACTGAAATTTTAGGTTCTGCTATTGATGGCATTGTTTGTCTCTATGATTGTTTCAATCATACAACTGTAGTATTGTGGAATCCTAATACTAGAAAAAGGAAATTGGTTCCTCCTACCCCTGTTAAGAAATACCTACCTGATGGTCTAGAAAGTGCTTATTGTCTTCATGGATTTGGTTATGACTGTGTTCAAGATGATTTCAAGATCATTCTGTATGTGAATTGTGATTTACTTGTTGGAGAAGGAGAATATGACTATGACTCGTTTTGGGAGATATATAGTCTAAAAAGTAACTCTTGGAGAAGACTCAATGGTGATCATACTATTCCATTTCTTGAATCAGGTACAAAAGGTTTGGAGGTGTACTTGAATGGAATGTGTCATTGGTTGGGGTTAAAAGATGACCAAACTTATCTCGTGTCATTTAACTTGAGCAATGAAGTGTTTTTAAGCGTATTCGTAGATGAATGTGCTTCCTATTGTTACAAATTGGTGGTGTTAAATGGGTCTGTTGCTATGATCAAAAATAGGAATGATAACATGTCTTTCAACATATCAATTTTTGGTGAAATCGGTGTCAAAGAGTCGAGGATTAGACTTTTCAATGTTGGAGTTGGACCTTTGTCTTCTTCCGTTGAAGATTCTATTGCAGCTGGGAAGAAGGGCAAAATATTCTTCAAAGAAAAAGATGGTAAAGTAGTTTGTCTTGATTTAACTACTTTGATGATTGAGAAGATTGATTTTGAAAGCAATAGTTCTATCGATCAAATTGTATTTTACAAGGCAAGTCATCGTCGATTGAAGAAGCAATGA
- the LOC123886890 gene encoding F-box protein At1g53790-like, translated as MATPTTNEKKVSRNDYICDDIAFSILSKLPVKSVKRFSCASKSWSLLFENLNFLNKFRNNLVSKPIPLYDDDDACLLFKQIAPQTTPETKLSLGLGEEAIILNLDLPSIFNVNYANPDIDILGSAINGIICLYDYDDHTNVILCNPYTQEIKFVPYTPTKFQLPDDTDDTPDSFWEVYSLKSNAWRRLNVDNIPVLNDTPVGLEVYLDGICHWLGTKDEETYHVVSFNLSNEVFFTIPIDEYVPYCFKLAVLNGSLAMITMNDKTMSFSISILGEIGVKESRTTIFNVGPLSFSIKHIIAAGKKGNIYFSKERSGKIACFDLTSGMIEEIDLEGTSYIDQVVFYKKSPNRIEELINN; from the exons ATGGCGACTCCAACAACTAATGAGAAGAAGGTTAGTCGCAATGACTATATTTGCGACGACATTGCATTTTCTATTCTTTCGAAGCTTCCTGTTAAATCTGTCAAGCGCTTCTCTTGCGCTAGCAAATCATGGTCACTTTTATTTGAAAATCTTAATTTCTTGAACAAGTTTCGAAACAATCTTGTTTCCAAACCTATTCCACTCTATGACGATGATGATGCTTGTCTCCTCTTTAAACAAATAGCGCCTCAAACAACGCCTGAGACTAAATTGTCTTTGGGTTTGGGCGAGGAGGCGATCATATTAAATTTGGATCTTCCATCTATATTCAATGTTAATTATGCTAATCCAGATATTGACATTTTAGGTTCTGCTATTAATGGAATTATTTGCCTCTATGATTATGATGATCATACAAATGTAATATTGTGTAACCCATATactcaagaaattaaatttgttcCTTATACCCCCACTAAGTTTCAACTACCTGATGACACCG ATGATACTCCCGATTCTTTTTGGGAGGTATATAGTCTAAAAAGTAACGCTTGGAGAAGACTAAATGTTGATAATATTCCAGTTCTTAACGATACTCCGGTAGGTTTGGAGGTGTACTTAGATGGAATATGTCATTGGTTAGGGACAAAAGATGAGGAAACGTATCATGTGGTGTCATTCAACTTGAGCAATGAAGTGTTTTTCACTATACCCATAGATGAGTATGTTCCCTATTGTTTCAAATTGGCTGTGTTAAATGGATCTCTTGCTATGATCACAATGAATGACAAAACCATGTCTTTCAGCATATCAATTTTAGGTGAAATCGGTGTTAAGGAATCACGGactacaattttcaatgttGGACCTTTGTCTTTTTCCATTAAACATATTATCGCAGCCGGGAAGAAgggtaatatatatttttccaaAGAAAGAAGTGGTAAAATAGCTTGTTTTGATTTAACTAGTGGGATGATTGAGGAAATTGATTTGGAAGGAACAAGTTATATTGATCAAGTTGTATTTTACAAGAAAAGTCCTAATCGAATTGAAGAATTAATAAACAATTAG
- the LOC123886891 gene encoding uncharacterized protein LOC123886891 — MTLGVVCGLWGVTFFGSRPSQPWKHIMSWVQHYKQANNSNVASHASLKAVAQIGWNPPEGDWIMLNTYGASSSSSGFIKIVLHIDYNVVVQKLQSDKNGSVVGWRIIQEIKRLLAMDWEVKICHSYRESNACVDLLANLRCDHEPGMRVYEQCPASLNSLLLADVM; from the exons ATGACACTTGGTGTTGTGTGTGGGCTATGGGGTGTCACTTTCTTTGGCTCTAGACCAAGTCAACCATGGAAGCATATTATGAGTTGGGTTCAACATTATAAGCAAGCAAATAACTCAAATGTAGCGTCACATGCGAGTCTTAAAGCGGTAGCTCAAATTGGTTGGAATCCTCCGGAAGGCGATTGGATAATGCTCAATACATATGGAGCTAGTAGTAGCAGTTCAG GGTTCATAAAGATTGTGTTGCATATTGATTATAATGTCGTGGTTCAAAAGCTACAAAGCGACAAAAATGGTAGTGTTGTTGGATGGAGAATCATTCAAGAAATTAAAAGGTTACTTGCTATGGATTGGGAGGTTAAAATTTGTCACTCTTATCGTGAATCAAATGCTTGTGTTGATCTTCTGGCTAATTTGAGGTGTGACCATGAACCGGGGATGCGTGTGTATGAGCAATGTCCTGCGAGTCtaaattcattattattagcTGATGTTATGTGA